AAAAGGTTTCATTATCATTAACAGCCAAGCAGCAGTAAATGGGGAAAGATTCGATTCGGCATCTTTTGGAGGATATGTGTATCAAAAAGCCTATGTGGAGTTTTTCTGTTCCAAGGAGACATTGGATGTTCTTATCGAAAAATGTAAGGTTCATCTATCTCTGACCTACATGGCCGTGAACAGACAAGGTAGTTGTTGGATATCTAATCTTGATCAGAGTAATATCAATGCAGTTACATGGGGAGTCTTCCCTAGGAAGGAGATTATCGAGCGGACTGTTGACGCGGCTAGGTTTAGGGTTTGGAAGGATGAGGCTTTCGAAATTTGGTCAGAGAAATTACTTGAACAGGGGAACAACTACttcttagttagcttggtagatAATGACTACATCCATGGTGACCTTTCCACCGTTTTTCCTGATTTCTAAATGGGCTGCTTTGTTGGCTAGATCTTTCATTGATTTCATAAGCCAGGGGATTGGTATGCTTAGTTTCCTTGAGTTTTTCTCTTTGTATTAGTTGATCCTTGTAGTTTTTTACGTAGTATGGTTGACCTCATCTTCGTAATTTCTTGTTCGATTTGGCCTGCTTGTACCTATTAGGGAAGCATGTATTATAATTTGGTTTGCTCTAATGacaaagtcatgggttcgagtcaccatgggagaatgagtgaaatcctttgatcctcttttttcaaaaaaaaaaaaaaaaaaactcgtgGTATCAtggtaaattaattttttttagcatgtttcACTGTCAATCTACGGAAGCttctgtgatttttttttttttgaatcaccATCCAACCATCATTGGCACTGGATTTCTGAGATGTTTGAGGTTGTTATGTTTCTGCAGTTGCATCATGCATAGTCAGATAGTGAGATTTTGAGCTAGATATTCTTTAACTACACATTACCAGTAGATCGTTTGAAGAGAAATATATTTTGAGAAAATGTTACCTACAGTATCAGAAATAAAATTCATTCATTATTTTGGTACATCACATTTAAAAATTATCACATTAGTACCTCAACATTTAAATCCGCCACAATTGTCATACCCTCTATCTATAACGGCATCAACTCTATTGCCACATAAAATATTTCATGAgttgagcctcccagttaggctgggttccaaaccccgtttaaattatatatatatatatatatatatatatatatttcatggccaatttttttttttcttttcctttcagcAATAGTTTTTTCTCTTAACTCTTTCACAATAAATATTATCCTTTTCCTCCTGATCACAAAATTCTATCTCTTTCTCTGAGTTAAGTTAAAACTAATCAAAATCTAAGAAAAAAATTCCTCTCATCCGGCAACGCTTGAATTCACGATGGACTATGGGCTGCTGCCGAACGGGCAATGGTCGGTCTAATACCCATTGGCATCTAAGATGGTTTAGCCTGAAGTGTTTTAACAGATTTTGATCGGTGTGGTTTTTTTCGTGATCGGCTCAAAGGCAAGGCATCCATGGACACCGGTTTTAGGGGATGAGTGTGGTGCTAACTGGGACTGAAGCGAGGATCCATTTCCTTTCCAGGTGGCAGTGACGGCGCTGGAGCTCTGAAATCATTGGAGGTGGGTTTCGGTATGGCGTCGCGTGCAGTTGGTCCTTGGGTTTCGTGGCGGTGGTAGTGTAGCTAGTCCTTAGGTTTAGCGGCGAAGGTGGTGCAACTGGTCCTGGTGTGCTTGCGGCGGCGAGTCACGGCAGTAGGTTGTGAGTCACTCGTGGTTCCTTTTGTCCTGCTTGTGTTGGTGAAGGGGAAGCTGGGCTAGGTCAACTGTTTTGGGCCTAGGGTTTTAATTATCTGCTAGGCCTTGGGCTGctatttaattaggtttttaATTATTTCTATCGTCAATAATTTCCCTACTTTTTTTAGGGAGCTAAGCACGATTTGTGCAATCTAGGTGTCTCTACCATCTTTGGAGTAGTACTGACGAAGGGTTCACGCTATTATCTACATATTTGATGTATAATGAGTGGATCTATTTCtctgtaccactgtgggtactacgaCAACTTCTTGACCTGTCTAGGCTAAAGGcagcagaagggtatgtaatggccactCTGATCTGtgatgaatgaaattgaaacCCGATTCGTGATTGATTCAAAAGAAATCAAAACCCAAGAAATCAAGACCCGCAAAATCTAAACCCTATTAGAAATTTGGTAAATtatcaggttttttttttttattaaaagattATCAAAATATTTTACTCCTACCGCCATGGTGGCTTGAACCCATGACctcgatcttaggtagtgggtgttctaatcactgagctaacaccagtTTGTCCAAGGTAAATTATCAGGTTTTAAGGACTAAGAATTAGGAAACTTA
This portion of the Rosa chinensis cultivar Old Blush chromosome 1, RchiOBHm-V2, whole genome shotgun sequence genome encodes:
- the LOC112199402 gene encoding methylenetetrahydrofolate reductase 2, with the protein product MYFCPNICTGKSISTSPNWLEQDGLDQLPETRKIKNELLEELNRKGFIIINSQAAVNGERFDSASFGGYVYQKAYVEFFCSKETLDVLIEKCKVHLSLTYMAVNRQGSCWISNLDQSNINAVTWGVFPRKEIIERTVDAARFRVWKDEAFEIWSEKLLEQGNNYFLVSLVDNDYIHGDLSTVFPDF